The following are from one region of the Candidatus Tectomicrobia bacterium genome:
- a CDS encoding TRAP transporter fused permease subunit, translated as NFIVIFVVMGAFLEKTGLGSLFIDFTFRLTGQRTGGPGLTAVVSSGLFGMISGSGVANVVTTGTFTIPLMKRVGYRPEFAAAVEAAASTGGAYMPPIMGAGAFLLAQFTDTSYFDVVKVAAIPAILYYLSVGYIVYIRAYRRGLHGVPVSELPPWTGILRRLHLLLPIPVMVYYLVIGDSPFLAAFKTICLILILKASDLLLEIRTPWTSRLWRPFLGLSIAFGAVAYFAGIRIGAPFTWFADELRGLNLGDAVFWVLASHIVLKLGEVLAAGARTPAAAGEPSAAESGPGIYVRLGGAIAELVKAAWSSLEAGARNTLIVGCIAGVLGVLLSCATQSDLPGRVSNLLIEFSFGLLPLTIFWIIVAGYIVGMGLPATASYVVLVIFGVLSLTNLGVPTLTAHLICFWVAVVSAVTPPVALAAYAASAIAMSDPVKTGFQAVKLASWVFLMPFLFVYTPLLLDGTTLDIIITVAACLVGIVAWGGAVEGFFIRYTTPAEWGMLAVASVFLLLPVDHLITWLTPVEWVFHHYPFYAAGTILLGAVFLMQRGRAPEIVFSPLAAPAPAVSPAHRKA; from the coding sequence AACTTCATCGTCATCTTCGTCGTCATGGGCGCCTTCCTGGAGAAGACGGGCCTGGGCAGCCTCTTCATCGACTTCACCTTCCGCCTGACGGGCCAGCGCACCGGCGGCCCCGGCCTCACGGCCGTGGTCTCGAGCGGGCTCTTCGGCATGATCTCGGGCAGCGGGGTGGCGAACGTCGTCACCACCGGCACCTTCACCATCCCCCTGATGAAGCGGGTGGGCTACAGGCCCGAGTTCGCCGCCGCGGTCGAGGCCGCCGCCTCGACGGGCGGGGCCTACATGCCCCCCATCATGGGGGCGGGGGCGTTCCTCCTCGCCCAGTTCACCGATACCAGCTATTTCGACGTGGTGAAGGTCGCGGCGATCCCGGCCATCCTCTACTACTTGTCGGTCGGCTACATCGTCTACATCCGCGCGTACCGGCGGGGGCTGCACGGCGTGCCCGTCTCGGAGCTCCCCCCTTGGACGGGCATCCTGCGGCGCCTGCACCTGCTCCTGCCCATCCCGGTGATGGTCTACTACCTGGTGATCGGGGACTCGCCCTTCCTCGCCGCCTTCAAGACCATCTGCCTCATCCTGATACTGAAGGCGTCGGACCTCCTGCTGGAGATCCGCACGCCCTGGACCAGCCGCCTCTGGCGGCCCTTCCTGGGCCTCTCGATCGCCTTCGGCGCCGTGGCCTACTTCGCCGGCATCCGGATCGGGGCGCCCTTCACCTGGTTCGCGGATGAGCTGCGCGGCCTGAATCTCGGGGATGCCGTCTTCTGGGTGCTTGCCTCCCACATCGTTCTCAAGCTGGGGGAGGTCCTCGCCGCGGGCGCCCGGACGCCAGCGGCGGCCGGGGAGCCGTCCGCCGCCGAAAGCGGACCGGGGATATACGTGCGCCTGGGAGGAGCCATCGCCGAGCTGGTGAAGGCGGCGTGGTCCTCCCTTGAAGCGGGAGCGCGGAACACCCTCATCGTCGGCTGCATCGCGGGGGTGCTCGGGGTCCTGCTCTCCTGCGCCACCCAGAGCGACCTGCCCGGCCGCGTCTCGAATCTCCTGATCGAGTTCAGCTTCGGCCTCTTGCCCCTCACCATCTTCTGGATCATCGTGGCAGGCTACATCGTCGGGATGGGCCTTCCGGCCACCGCCAGCTACGTCGTCCTGGTCATCTTCGGCGTCCTCTCCCTGACGAACCTGGGCGTCCCCACTCTCACGGCCCACCTGATCTGCTTTTGGGTCGCCGTGGTGAGCGCCGTCACGCCCCCCGTCGCCCTCGCCGCCTACGCCGCCAGCGCCATCGCCATGTCCGATCCGGTGAAGACGGGCTTCCAGGCCGTGAAGCTGGCTTCATGGGTCTTCCTCATGCCCTTCCTGTTCGTGTACACGCCCCTGCTCCTGGACGGGACCACGCTGGACATCATCATCACGGTGGCGGCCTGCCTCGTCGGGATCGTCGCCTGGGGGGGAGCGGTGGAGGGCTTCTTCATCCGCTACACGACGCCTGCCGAGTGGGGGATGCTCGCCGTGGCCTCCGTCTTCCTGCTCCTGCCGGTGGACCATTTGATCACCTGGCTGACTCCCGTGGAATGGGTGTTTCACCACTACCCCTTTTATGCGGCGGGTACGATCCTGCTGGGGGCCGTCTTCCTGATGCAGCGGGGGCGCGCCCCGGAGATCGTGTTTTCCCCCCTCGCGGCGCCCGCTCCCGCCGTCTCCCCCGCCCACCGGAAGGCCTAG
- a CDS encoding VOC family protein yields MVSPPPLRRLQHVGVRVHDLDEAMAFYRDVLGLRVSDRYDPGDNPHGPWGICFMRCGDEHHEVSLVAFPKEAQTDLPASGFRAPLAAGLHHLAFEAASREEFDRWLSHLRGRGIEFAYGPVVHSPAHPEGDGTLGENRAVYFHDPSGNIIEIFCDMARMDPASNRVGEAWFRERLARDGHSPSAADPPSAWRPGVSSMAGARGGRSKNIS; encoded by the coding sequence ATGGTTTCCCCTCCCCCCCTCCGGCGCCTCCAGCACGTCGGCGTCCGGGTGCACGATCTCGACGAGGCCATGGCCTTCTACCGGGACGTGCTGGGCCTGCGGGTCTCGGATCGCTACGACCCGGGCGACAACCCCCACGGCCCCTGGGGCATCTGCTTCATGCGCTGCGGGGACGAGCACCACGAGGTCTCCCTCGTCGCCTTCCCGAAGGAGGCGCAGACGGATCTCCCCGCCTCGGGGTTCCGGGCGCCCCTCGCGGCGGGGCTCCATCACCTGGCCTTCGAGGCGGCCTCCCGCGAGGAGTTCGACCGCTGGCTCTCTCACCTGCGCGGGCGCGGCATCGAGTTCGCCTACGGGCCCGTCGTCCACAGCCCCGCCCATCCCGAGGGGGACGGCACCCTGGGCGAGAACCGCGCCGTCTACTTCCACGACCCCTCGGGGAACATCATCGAGATTTTCTGCGACATGGCCCGCATGGACCCGGCCTCGAACCGGGTGGGCGAGGCCTGGTTCCGGGAGCGGCTCGCCCGCGACGGGCATTCTCCCTCGGCCGCCGATCCGCCCTCCGCCTGGCGGCCGGGGGTTTCGAGCATGGCCGGCGCCCGCGGCGGGCGAAGCAAGAACATCTCCTGA
- a CDS encoding PrpF family protein → MPQRRIPAVFVRGGTSRALVFHARDLPAGRGAWDPIFLRALGSPDPNGRQLDGMGGGVSSLSKVAVIGPPSRPDADVDYTFGQVSVEKALVDYRGNCGNISSAVGPFAVDEGLVAAPRDGEALVRIHNTNTGKIIRSRFWMEGGSAAVEGDCALPGVAGAGARVTLEFEDPGGAATGRLLPTGKAVETLYIPGLGPVEASLVDATNPVVFVRAGDVGLAGSEGPGAMDARTELMVNLEQIRAEAAVRMGLAPDRRTASESVLAVPKVAVVAPPAEYLDLRGERVPEESFDILSRVVSMGKTHRAYALTAAMCLAVAARIPGTLAHEAARAGGGDIRLGHPSGVQPVGAEVENANGSSRAAKVIVYRTARRLMEGAVLIPRGLFPA, encoded by the coding sequence ATGCCCCAGCGCAGAATCCCGGCCGTCTTCGTGCGGGGCGGGACGAGCCGGGCGCTCGTTTTCCACGCCCGGGATCTGCCCGCGGGCCGCGGCGCCTGGGACCCCATCTTCCTCCGGGCCTTGGGGAGCCCCGACCCGAACGGCCGCCAGCTCGACGGGATGGGCGGAGGAGTCTCCTCCCTGAGCAAGGTGGCGGTCATCGGCCCCCCGAGCCGGCCGGACGCCGACGTGGACTACACCTTCGGCCAGGTGAGCGTCGAGAAGGCGCTCGTCGACTACCGGGGCAACTGCGGCAACATCTCGAGCGCGGTGGGGCCCTTCGCCGTGGACGAGGGGCTCGTGGCCGCGCCCCGGGACGGGGAGGCCCTCGTCCGCATCCACAACACCAACACGGGGAAGATCATCCGCTCGCGCTTCTGGATGGAGGGAGGCTCGGCCGCCGTCGAGGGGGACTGCGCCCTTCCCGGGGTCGCCGGGGCCGGGGCGCGCGTCACGCTCGAGTTCGAGGACCCGGGCGGGGCGGCGACGGGCCGCCTCCTCCCCACGGGGAAGGCCGTGGAGACGCTCTATATCCCGGGGCTGGGCCCGGTCGAAGCGAGTCTCGTGGACGCGACGAACCCAGTCGTGTTCGTCCGGGCGGGGGACGTGGGCCTGGCTGGGAGCGAGGGCCCCGGCGCCATGGACGCCCGCACGGAGCTCATGGTCAACCTCGAGCAGATTCGGGCCGAGGCCGCCGTGCGCATGGGCTTGGCGCCCGACCGGCGCACGGCCTCGGAATCCGTCCTGGCGGTGCCCAAGGTGGCCGTCGTGGCGCCCCCGGCCGAGTACCTCGACCTCAGGGGGGAGCGCGTCCCGGAGGAATCCTTCGACATCCTCAGCCGGGTCGTCTCGATGGGAAAGACCCACCGCGCCTACGCCCTGACCGCCGCCATGTGCCTGGCCGTGGCGGCGCGGATTCCCGGCACCCTCGCCCACGAGGCCGCCCGGGCGGGAGGCGGGGACATCCGCCTCGGCCATCCCTCGGGCGTCCAACCGGTGGGGGCTGAGGTGGAAAACGCGAATGGAAGCTCCCGGGCGGCAAAAGTCATCGTCTACCGCACCGCGCGGCGGCTCATGGAGGGCGCCGTGCTGATCCCCCGAGGCCTGTTCCCGGCCTGA
- a CDS encoding alpha/beta fold hydrolase, translating into MARTVIEGSEHWARREGADLYLWRKRQKGLRAAKGTVLLAHGSSMASTPSFDLQVKGRSDTSLMDHLARSGFDVWCVDFEGYGRSTKDRPVHAGIERGADDLLAAAKAIRRISGARDFMLYGISSGALRAALFAQRNPRLVRRLVLDAFVWTGEGSPTLAERRKRFAGVAPESRRPVNPAFVESIFTRDHPGTAEKQIVQAFVRAVCELDDSIPNGTYIDMCERLPLVEPEKICVPVLITRGEFDGIASFEDILEFFRRLPNPDKQIAVMPGIAHASLQEKNRMIVFHHIERFFGQPGPVYKG; encoded by the coding sequence ATGGCCAGGACCGTCATCGAGGGAAGCGAGCACTGGGCCCGGCGGGAGGGGGCGGACCTCTACCTCTGGCGCAAGCGGCAGAAGGGCCTCCGGGCGGCGAAGGGGACCGTCCTCCTCGCCCACGGCTCCTCCATGGCCTCGACGCCCTCCTTCGACCTCCAGGTGAAGGGCCGCTCCGACACCTCGCTCATGGACCACCTCGCCCGGAGCGGCTTCGACGTCTGGTGCGTGGACTTCGAGGGCTACGGCCGCTCCACCAAGGACCGCCCCGTCCACGCCGGCATCGAGCGCGGGGCGGACGATCTCCTCGCGGCGGCCAAGGCCATCCGCAGGATTTCCGGCGCCAGGGACTTCATGCTCTACGGGATCTCCTCCGGGGCCCTGCGCGCGGCGCTCTTCGCCCAGCGGAACCCCAGGCTCGTCCGGCGCCTGGTGCTCGACGCCTTCGTGTGGACCGGCGAGGGAAGCCCCACCCTGGCCGAGCGCCGCAAGCGCTTCGCGGGCGTGGCCCCCGAGTCCCGCCGCCCGGTGAACCCGGCCTTCGTCGAGAGCATCTTCACCCGCGACCACCCGGGCACGGCGGAGAAGCAGATCGTCCAGGCCTTCGTCCGGGCGGTGTGCGAGCTGGACGATTCCATCCCCAACGGCACCTATATCGACATGTGCGAGCGGCTGCCCCTCGTGGAGCCGGAGAAGATATGCGTGCCGGTCCTCATCACCCGGGGCGAGTTCGACGGCATCGCTTCCTTCGAGGACATCCTGGAGTTCTTCCGCCGCCTCCCGAACCCCGACAAGCAGATCGCCGTCATGCCGGGCATCGCCCACGCGAGCCTTCAGGAGAAGAACCGCATGATCGTCTTCCACCACATCGAGCGCTTCTTCGGCCAGCCCGGCCCGGTCTACAAGGGCTGA